Proteins from one Xenorhabdus griffiniae genomic window:
- the dicD gene encoding division control transcriptional repressor DicD yields MQREYVLSHVLNLLEQHGLSATLETLLASIDIDINHIKHFWPDREALLYDCLRHHSQQIEIWQRQTLLDEGLSPEQKLLARYDALKEKVQEQRYPGCLFIAACSAFPDANHPIHQLAELQKQNSFHYTEELLQQLDIDDSKQVAQQMELILEGCLSKLLVKRDFEDVITAKILAQDILTIAKCRKNGALS; encoded by the coding sequence GTGCAACGTGAATATGTGCTTAGCCATGTCCTGAACTTATTAGAGCAACATGGCCTGTCAGCGACACTAGAGACGCTTTTAGCCTCTATCGATATTGATATCAACCATATAAAACATTTTTGGCCTGATCGTGAAGCCTTACTCTACGACTGCCTGCGCCATCACAGCCAGCAAATTGAAATCTGGCAGCGCCAAACTCTATTGGATGAAGGCCTAAGCCCTGAGCAAAAATTACTGGCACGCTACGACGCTCTCAAAGAAAAAGTACAAGAACAGCGTTATCCTGGCTGCCTGTTTATTGCTGCTTGCAGCGCATTTCCTGACGCCAACCATCCAATCCACCAATTAGCAGAATTACAAAAACAGAACTCTTTCCATTACACGGAAGAATTATTACAACAACTTGATATTGACGACAGCAAGCAAGTCGCTCAACAGATGGAACTTATCCTTGAGGGGTGTCTGAGTAAGCTATTAGTGAAAAGAGATTTTGAAGATGTGATCACTGCGAAAATTCTGGCTCAAGATATTCTAACCATCGCAAAATGCCGAAAAAATGGGGCGTTAAGTTAA
- a CDS encoding tyrosine-type recombinase/integrase has protein sequence MKKQMSLKQEKDDPIWYELLDEYFYSKVLRPDTEKTYRKVVRLFLKYLRGIENIQINTEEVTHKHVLRWRRHELNIRGVAERTWNTKARHMQVLYSFWIKKGLLSETSKDNPFFDSQVEPGIKRKKVFTEAQLRTMYRVFERFTQLEKELSAQQATYRCCALYPTRFWIVVMETFRLTGIRLNQLVHIRIKDIDFEENAIFLRSESSKNHCEHQVALLSPLKPLLQNLLNEMVLRGATPNDIFFNVHRLSDREVDRAKMIDSQPVKSFFRRFSTECGFPVSPHRFRHTLATTLMRSPDRNMHLTKNVLGHRSLSSTMEYIGQDIHNTLHMLENELSTYLGMGLGGEHKRLTVMR, from the coding sequence ATGAAAAAACAAATGTCTTTAAAGCAAGAAAAAGATGATCCTATTTGGTATGAGCTATTGGATGAGTATTTTTACTCAAAGGTTCTGCGCCCAGATACAGAAAAAACGTATCGTAAGGTGGTTAGACTATTTCTTAAGTATTTAAGGGGAATAGAAAATATACAAATAAACACAGAAGAAGTAACTCATAAACATGTTTTGCGTTGGCGTAGGCATGAGTTAAATATTAGAGGTGTGGCAGAAAGAACTTGGAATACAAAAGCTAGACATATGCAAGTGCTATATAGCTTTTGGATAAAAAAAGGTTTGTTATCTGAAACAAGTAAAGATAACCCGTTTTTTGATAGCCAGGTTGAACCAGGGATAAAAAGGAAGAAAGTTTTTACAGAAGCACAGCTTCGTACTATGTATCGTGTTTTTGAAAGGTTTACGCAACTAGAGAAGGAATTATCAGCACAGCAAGCTACTTATCGCTGTTGTGCATTATACCCGACACGATTTTGGATTGTTGTAATGGAAACATTTAGATTAACGGGTATACGTTTAAACCAATTAGTTCATATTCGGATCAAAGATATTGATTTTGAAGAAAATGCCATTTTCTTACGGAGCGAAAGTAGTAAAAACCATTGTGAGCACCAAGTAGCTTTATTAAGCCCACTGAAACCACTATTGCAAAATTTGTTAAATGAAATGGTATTAAGAGGAGCTACTCCTAATGACATATTTTTCAATGTACATCGGTTATCAGATAGAGAAGTAGATAGAGCAAAAATGATTGATAGCCAACCTGTGAAATCATTCTTTCGGCGTTTTTCTACGGAATGTGGTTTTCCAGTTAGCCCACACCGCTTTCGTCATACGTTAGCAACCACATTAATGCGTAGCCCTGACCGTAATATGCATTTGACAAAGAATGTGTTGGGGCATCGAAGTTTGTCTTCTACGATGGAATATATAGGCCAAGATATTCATAACACTCTTCACATGCTAGAGAATGAGCTATCTACCTACCTAGGCATGGGGTTAGGTGGGGAACATAAACGCTTGACTGTGATGAGATAG
- a CDS encoding GDSL-type esterase/lipase family protein: protein MNFIHSMKFYFILFSFFSLNGYCKALILGDSLTYVYSESYKSLINKNADVFYQVGSGLNRHRYDWFSAIERIDFDKYDLIVISIGTNDFNKEINSIDYSRSIFELIGRIRSKNYDIKIIWISPPFLKNKEHDFLLKNTRYIIKKSLLQLGVTYLDITQNAVLGEKYTGFLDGKKIRTDDGIHITKHGANLVMEYLKLSL from the coding sequence ATGAATTTTATTCATTCAATGAAATTTTATTTCATTTTATTTTCCTTTTTTTCATTAAATGGATATTGTAAAGCTTTAATTTTAGGTGACTCTTTAACTTATGTTTATAGTGAATCATATAAATCTTTAATTAATAAAAATGCGGATGTTTTTTATCAAGTTGGCTCTGGGCTAAATAGGCATAGGTATGATTGGTTTTCTGCTATTGAACGTATTGATTTTGATAAATATGACCTCATTGTTATAAGCATTGGAACAAACGACTTCAATAAAGAAATAAACTCAATTGATTATTCTCGTTCTATTTTTGAACTGATTGGCAGGATTAGGAGTAAAAATTACGATATAAAAATTATCTGGATTTCTCCCCCATTTTTAAAAAACAAGGAACATGATTTTTTGTTAAAAAACACACGATATATTATTAAAAAATCTTTATTGCAATTAGGTGTTACGTATTTAGATATAACACAAAATGCTGTGTTGGGTGAAAAGTATACAGGTTTTTTAGATGGAAAAAAAATTAGAACAGATGATGGAATCCATATTACTAAGCATGGAGCAAATCTAGTGATGGAATATTTGAAGTTATCTTTATAA
- a CDS encoding UvrD-helicase domain-containing protein: MLTLTDEQKAVVEWNGSKLVVNAFAGTGKTSTLVNYALANPKVSMLYLAFNRAVREEAERKFPFNVECKTSHQLAWSTQGRHYKHRLVNQLRITDIARALNTRHWSLVHRVQSTLNRFLSSADGKIKLIHCPDEEAVEGIDPIKIIQRSEHVWNLMKNLNDSFPITHDTYLKLYQLSQPDLSRHYQTILFDEAQDANPVTHAIVLNQHTNVVLVGDKHQQIYRFRGADNALDAPQLVGVDRLWLTNSFRFGPHVAGIANALLALDGETRQVIGLGEEDEVLSPQQFDVPHKTVLSRTVAGVIDIALGAAKEKRSVYWVGGIEAYRTEELEDLYWFSVDMPQKVQQPRLMRDYKNYDEYCRIARATQDVEMIQSINLLERYFPLPQNLEIMRKFAITNESNANITVSTAHRAKGLEWEFVELNNDFPDLFDPKLTELSRRDEINLLYVAATRARKKLMINDIIQSVLENGNNSTEENLVDQNVSNVLLK; this comes from the coding sequence ATGCTTACACTGACGGATGAACAGAAAGCGGTGGTAGAATGGAATGGTTCAAAATTAGTAGTAAATGCATTTGCGGGAACAGGGAAAACATCTACATTAGTAAATTATGCGTTAGCTAATCCTAAAGTATCGATGCTCTACTTGGCTTTTAATCGTGCCGTAAGAGAAGAAGCAGAACGTAAGTTTCCTTTTAATGTTGAATGTAAAACCTCACACCAATTAGCCTGGTCAACCCAAGGTCGTCATTACAAGCATAGGCTGGTTAATCAACTACGTATTACAGATATTGCACGGGCTTTAAATACTCGTCATTGGTCATTAGTTCATCGGGTCCAAAGTACGTTAAATCGTTTTCTATCCAGTGCTGATGGAAAAATAAAATTAATTCATTGCCCAGATGAAGAGGCAGTAGAAGGCATCGACCCAATTAAAATAATTCAAAGATCAGAGCATGTTTGGAATTTGATGAAAAATTTGAATGATTCCTTTCCGATTACACATGATACTTATTTGAAGCTTTATCAATTATCACAACCTGATTTATCTCGCCATTATCAAACGATCTTGTTTGATGAAGCCCAAGATGCCAACCCCGTCACTCATGCAATTGTTTTGAATCAGCACACAAATGTAGTCTTGGTTGGTGATAAGCATCAACAAATTTACCGTTTTCGAGGAGCAGATAACGCTCTGGATGCGCCACAATTAGTCGGTGTTGATCGCTTATGGTTGACAAATAGCTTTCGTTTTGGCCCGCATGTTGCTGGGATAGCGAATGCATTACTTGCCTTGGATGGTGAAACTCGCCAAGTTATTGGGTTAGGAGAAGAAGATGAAGTTTTGTCACCACAACAATTTGATGTACCTCATAAAACAGTATTGAGTCGGACGGTGGCAGGTGTAATTGATATAGCACTAGGCGCAGCAAAAGAAAAAAGATCAGTATATTGGGTTGGAGGGATTGAAGCTTATCGAACTGAAGAGCTAGAAGATCTGTATTGGTTCTCGGTAGATATGCCACAAAAAGTACAACAGCCTCGTTTAATGCGGGACTACAAAAATTATGATGAATATTGCCGAATAGCCAGGGCCACGCAAGATGTTGAAATGATACAATCTATCAACCTGTTAGAACGATATTTTCCGTTACCCCAAAATTTAGAAATAATGCGTAAATTTGCGATAACTAATGAAAGTAACGCGAATATAACGGTTTCAACGGCACATAGAGCTAAGGGATTAGAATGGGAATTTGTTGAATTAAATAATGATTTCCCTGACTTATTTGATCCTAAATTAACAGAACTGTCTAGAAGAGATGAAATAAATTTACTTTATGTTGCTGCAACTCGCGCTCGTAAAAAACTTATGATTAACGATATTATTCAAAGCGTACTTGAGAACGGAAATAATTCAACAGAAGAAAATTTAGTTGATCAGAATGTATCTAATGTTTTACTGAAATAA
- the ccdB gene encoding type II toxin-antitoxin system toxin CcdB, which translates to MQFIVYQYKRKESKYSLLVDVQSDIIETPGRRMVIPLVEAYHFSNKVNRHLFPIVQIEHKDYQLLTTELSSVSENVIGEKISDVTQWSSDIKDALNLLFWGI; encoded by the coding sequence ATGCAATTTATTGTTTATCAATATAAACGAAAAGAAAGCAAATACAGCCTGCTTGTTGATGTACAAAGCGACATCATTGAAACACCAGGAAGACGCATGGTTATTCCCTTAGTTGAAGCATATCATTTTTCAAACAAGGTAAACCGCCATTTATTTCCCATAGTACAAATAGAGCATAAAGATTATCAACTTTTAACAACGGAGCTTTCGAGTGTCTCAGAAAACGTAATTGGAGAGAAAATTTCTGATGTGACTCAATGGTCGTCAGATATCAAGGATGCGCTTAATCTCTTATTTTGGGGAATTTAA
- a CDS encoding TraI domain-containing protein: MKIFKKWLDRNSSFDVSGGNKSKSEISVAPDGYFLPKKSCDLFNTTLRKNCLQQLWENASLSKAQYQEFFLFPLQHCAERIQNLPAFNRGIFALEGGLLDLTLLTMVYSIRLSKKKLLPTGALPEEQSSQSSAWNAVVFYASMFHWLPLMGQFDGEYIDQTCWMPGIVTPNKAYRFRSKPNSSNLEELRSVSGALMSYTLLPEKVIYWLSETPVALQALMHCMVGKWEGGRDVSNLIDEAVNKLPNISEDFLRLKEDPNDVIGKNINNSVLEPTENISIIPPTQSAIYTQSDAKEIQEETQSLDIVSLKSAFSETTSQKEELSETAFVVNTKEAISDDLKTAMSLLDIKEEEVAQKEQDNCVDSSPLNSLKNQHVEHELLNGGSKIRNNSLAENKSVEIIEENVFLKRREEKDTEEAHIRMDGQEQGKNEPLKVKFWQWLKQGLQAEKIEYNTASAKVHCVAGFVFLQTPAIFFLFLRQHPELEIDHKQLLSAFESLNVHRVEKKGNKRKRHYTCKIYPVPVTEEVCKNNKFLRASGYLVKMSLIFSKFTPSDSLFVDFSSE, encoded by the coding sequence ATGAAGATATTTAAAAAGTGGTTAGATCGTAATAGTAGTTTCGATGTTTCGGGGGGAAACAAATCTAAAAGCGAGATATCCGTTGCACCAGATGGTTATTTTCTGCCTAAAAAATCATGTGACTTGTTTAATACTACATTACGTAAGAATTGCTTACAGCAACTTTGGGAAAATGCTTCTCTATCAAAAGCACAATATCAAGAATTTTTTTTATTCCCTCTTCAGCATTGCGCGGAACGAATTCAGAACTTGCCAGCGTTTAATCGGGGAATTTTTGCTCTGGAAGGAGGGCTGCTTGACCTTACATTGCTTACCATGGTCTATTCAATCAGACTATCAAAAAAAAAATTGTTGCCAACCGGAGCATTACCGGAAGAACAATCCAGTCAAAGCAGCGCTTGGAACGCGGTAGTCTTTTATGCATCAATGTTTCATTGGTTACCGTTGATGGGACAATTTGATGGAGAGTATATAGATCAAACGTGCTGGATGCCTGGAATAGTGACACCAAATAAAGCCTACCGATTTAGATCCAAGCCTAATAGTTCAAATTTAGAGGAATTACGTTCTGTCTCAGGTGCATTAATGAGCTATACACTGTTACCAGAAAAAGTTATTTACTGGTTGAGTGAAACTCCTGTGGCACTACAAGCTTTAATGCACTGTATGGTAGGAAAATGGGAAGGTGGAAGAGATGTTAGTAATTTGATAGATGAAGCTGTAAATAAGTTACCAAATATTAGTGAAGACTTCCTAAGATTAAAGGAGGATCCAAATGATGTTATAGGAAAAAATATTAATAATTCTGTTTTAGAACCAACTGAAAATATTAGCATTATACCTCCAACCCAATCTGCAATATACACACAGAGTGATGCAAAAGAAATTCAAGAAGAAACGCAGAGTTTAGATATAGTGTCACTAAAAAGTGCATTTAGTGAAACTACGTCCCAAAAAGAGGAACTATCAGAAACTGCTTTTGTAGTGAACACAAAAGAAGCTATTAGTGATGATTTAAAAACAGCAATGTCGCTTTTAGACATAAAAGAAGAAGAAGTAGCACAAAAAGAGCAAGACAACTGTGTTGATAGTTCACCATTAAATAGTTTGAAAAATCAACATGTTGAGCATGAATTACTCAATGGTGGAAGTAAAATTAGAAATAATTCACTTGCTGAAAATAAATCAGTTGAAATTATAGAAGAAAATGTGTTTCTTAAAAGGAGAGAGGAAAAGGACACAGAGGAAGCACACATAAGGATGGACGGACAAGAACAAGGAAAAAATGAACCATTGAAGGTCAAATTTTGGCAATGGCTTAAACAAGGGTTGCAGGCTGAAAAAATTGAGTACAACACTGCTAGCGCAAAAGTACATTGCGTTGCAGGGTTTGTATTTTTACAAACCCCAGCAATCTTTTTTCTTTTTTTGCGCCAACACCCAGAATTAGAAATCGATCATAAGCAATTATTATCTGCATTCGAGTCATTGAATGTGCATAGAGTCGAAAAGAAGGGAAACAAAAGAAAACGCCATTACACATGCAAAATATATCCAGTTCCTGTTACAGAGGAAGTGTGTAAAAATAATAAATTTTTACGTGCTAGCGGATATTTAGTGAAGATGAGTTTGATTTTTTCTAAATTCACCCCTTCAGACAGTCTCTTCGTCGATTTTTCCTCAGAATGA
- a CDS encoding integrase domain-containing protein — protein MDKKTSRSKVEIFKKDFITCARKAGGSFATVADRTRIAKQFLNYLNSSGIKLRQLDSLKIKYIEGYIENRKSENISNRTLQNEMSALRGILSQAGKHKLADPNNERLNNRSLGIAGASRMGTKEALSPDEFKKAFKEVEKIDKGVAATLQLAYVLGLRTKEAVQACKSINTWKQSLNNGHHSVRVVFGTKGGRPRDTTILNNEQLKNAINYAENVMKERDGKLIDKPNIHQAVDRYRNIVRSAGLVGKKAPHSMRYYVAKELSAHYQKAGFNKKEILAQVSMDLGHGDGRGRYINQVYYQNVNGGDE, from the coding sequence ATGGATAAAAAGACGTCACGATCAAAGGTAGAAATATTTAAGAAAGATTTTATTACTTGTGCCCGTAAAGCAGGAGGGAGTTTTGCCACGGTGGCCGATCGCACTCGAATAGCCAAACAATTTCTGAACTATTTGAATTCTTCGGGCATTAAATTACGTCAGTTAGATAGCCTGAAAATTAAATATATCGAAGGGTATATTGAAAACAGAAAATCTGAAAACATTAGCAATCGAACTTTACAAAATGAAATGTCAGCATTGCGTGGTATTCTTTCACAAGCAGGAAAACATAAATTAGCTGATCCAAATAATGAACGATTGAATAATCGTTCTCTTGGAATAGCAGGCGCAAGCCGTATGGGAACAAAAGAAGCATTATCTCCCGATGAATTTAAGAAAGCATTTAAAGAAGTAGAAAAAATTGATAAAGGTGTTGCTGCAACTTTACAATTGGCATATGTTTTAGGGCTGAGAACAAAAGAAGCTGTTCAAGCTTGTAAATCTATAAATACGTGGAAGCAATCTTTAAACAATGGACATCATTCTGTCAGAGTGGTCTTTGGCACAAAAGGCGGACGTCCTAGAGATACTACAATTTTAAATAATGAACAACTTAAAAATGCTATCAATTATGCTGAAAATGTGATGAAAGAACGTGATGGTAAATTAATTGATAAGCCTAATATTCATCAGGCGGTTGATCGTTATAGAAACATAGTTCGTTCAGCCGGATTAGTTGGTAAAAAAGCACCTCACAGTATGCGATATTATGTTGCTAAAGAACTCAGCGCACATTATCAGAAAGCAGGATTTAATAAAAAAGAAATTTTAGCACAGGTATCTATGGATTTAGGTCATGGTGATGGTAGAGGTAGATATATTAATCAAGTATATTACCAGAATGTAAATGGAGGTGACGAATGA
- a CDS encoding aspartyl protease family protein has translation MNKNLHTYLLLCLIIIPVEAVKADITAPIAYLEHITPSVSLNINGKEIKRLSIDTGASGAFYLPRSIFDSIFPKRNYHTITVQNSVDVFGVDKSTVVARTANMTVNGEHLSDVEVELFKPWGNGMFDNKGKLIIDGVLGLGVAKNKTLVINYASKMLTITDHLKALPYGYRWQSIPFTRTRNGIEISVLSSEGKKINRMVIDTGASHTVLFTRSKDGCANLSQTCPKQTIITPDGIKLSAAIYQIPDERIDFDGLLGDDFLSNRILIISNDRVLISLPNNS, from the coding sequence ATGAATAAAAATTTGCATACATACCTGTTGTTGTGCCTTATTATCATTCCAGTTGAAGCAGTAAAAGCAGATATAACTGCACCAATTGCTTACCTTGAACATATAACTCCTTCTGTTTCGCTCAATATCAATGGGAAAGAGATTAAAAGACTTTCAATTGATACGGGGGCGTCTGGTGCTTTTTATCTCCCTCGATCTATCTTTGATTCGATTTTTCCAAAGCGGAATTATCACACAATAACCGTGCAAAATTCTGTTGATGTTTTTGGAGTTGATAAATCTACTGTAGTGGCAAGGACAGCCAATATGACTGTTAATGGTGAACACCTTTCAGATGTTGAAGTTGAACTCTTTAAACCATGGGGGAACGGCATGTTTGATAATAAGGGAAAACTTATCATCGATGGCGTGTTGGGGCTGGGTGTTGCCAAAAACAAAACGCTGGTTATTAACTACGCATCAAAGATGCTGACGATAACCGACCATCTTAAAGCTCTTCCCTATGGCTATCGTTGGCAATCTATTCCATTTACTCGCACAAGGAATGGAATAGAAATTAGTGTATTATCTTCTGAAGGTAAGAAGATAAACCGCATGGTTATTGATACTGGTGCAAGTCATACGGTGCTTTTTACTCGTTCAAAGGATGGGTGTGCTAATTTATCACAGACCTGCCCAAAGCAAACTATTATAACACCTGATGGAATTAAGCTATCTGCGGCTATCTATCAAATTCCAGATGAACGGATAGATTTTGATGGCCTGTTAGGTGATGATTTTCTTTCAAACAGAATTCTTATCATATCAAATGACCGCGTGTTAATTAGCTTACCTAATAACAGCTAA
- the ccdA gene encoding type II toxin-antitoxin system antitoxin CcdA, translating to MKHRVNVTVDKENYLILSSAGINISGFVNETMAKEAQRIKAENWKTNNRKGMEEVAQFIEQYGSFADENKNW from the coding sequence ATGAAACATAGAGTTAACGTAACAGTTGATAAAGAAAATTATCTAATTCTAAGCTCCGCTGGCATAAATATTTCAGGTTTTGTTAATGAAACCATGGCGAAGGAGGCCCAACGCATCAAAGCTGAAAATTGGAAGACAAATAATCGTAAAGGGATGGAAGAAGTTGCTCAATTTATTGAGCAATATGGCTCATTTGCTGATGAAAATAAGAACTGGTAA
- a CDS encoding ArdC family protein translates to MKEQNDAKKDIYQQVTDRIISALEKGTAPWKRPWRSATKQFGDMLPTNAMTGNHYNGVNILLLWMSAEEMGANTNRWLTYRQAQQLGGQVRKGERATLTVIYKPYETQARDENNDLLFDNEGQPLMKRCSMLKDNWLFNVTQCDGLPEHLSQEDEQVSKNKQETLSPRIRNEVFTILDATGVKMTSAPQNRAYYRTIADRIVMPLVEQFSTEADYWSTLLHEMVHSTGHTSRLNREGITSRNRKFGDPVYSFEELVAEMGSAFLCAQLEVLGEVNHESYIEHWLSILKKDKKALFRACKQAREASEYLLNLRTSHNTKVA, encoded by the coding sequence ATGAAAGAGCAAAATGACGCAAAAAAGGACATCTATCAACAGGTGACTGATAGAATTATTAGTGCATTGGAAAAAGGCACGGCTCCGTGGAAAAGGCCCTGGCGTTCTGCGACTAAACAGTTTGGGGATATGTTACCTACCAATGCAATGACAGGGAACCATTACAATGGTGTGAATATATTATTGTTGTGGATGTCTGCGGAAGAAATGGGAGCTAATACCAACCGTTGGTTAACGTATCGTCAAGCTCAGCAGTTAGGGGGACAGGTTCGTAAAGGAGAGCGAGCTACTCTTACTGTAATATATAAACCGTATGAAACCCAGGCTAGGGATGAAAATAACGATTTATTGTTTGACAACGAAGGGCAGCCTCTGATGAAACGGTGTAGCATGTTGAAGGACAATTGGCTATTCAATGTCACTCAGTGTGATGGGTTGCCAGAACATCTATCACAAGAAGATGAGCAAGTATCGAAAAATAAACAAGAAACTCTTTCACCTAGAATCAGAAATGAAGTATTCACAATATTGGATGCTACTGGTGTAAAGATGACTTCAGCACCGCAAAATAGAGCCTACTATAGAACAATTGCTGATCGTATAGTAATGCCTCTTGTGGAGCAGTTTAGTACGGAAGCTGACTATTGGTCTACGCTGCTACATGAAATGGTACATAGCACCGGTCATACAAGCCGATTGAATCGTGAGGGAATAACAAGTAGAAATCGAAAATTTGGTGATCCTGTATATTCTTTTGAAGAATTGGTAGCTGAAATGGGAAGTGCTTTTCTCTGTGCTCAATTGGAAGTGCTCGGTGAAGTTAACCATGAAAGTTATATTGAACACTGGTTATCTATTTTAAAAAAGGATAAAAAAGCTCTTTTTAGAGCCTGTAAACAAGCCAGGGAAGCAAGTGAATATTTGTTAAATTTGCGGACATCTCATAATACAAAAGTAGCGTAG
- a CDS encoding protein-disulfide reductase DsbD — MMKRILMLLLLFSSIALSPNNASALFEQPGKSLYLPADQAFMFDFQQQGNKLTLNWDIQPGYYLYRKQFNIIPNQEVSLGEISYAKGVDHEDEFFGKTEVYFQSARIDIPILSATNNGSLQITYQGCAEAGYCYPPETLSVPLQAVAASPSGNKTTPPTNITTNKEDSLQAPLQQGDIPSESHDVPFSPLWALLIGIGIAFTPCILPMYPLISSIILGQKRPESLKRIFWLAMSYVQGMALTYTILGLIVAAAGLQFQAALQNPYILVGLSVLFILLALSMFGLYTLQLPSSLQTRLVDWSNQQQSGSYIGVFVMGALAGLIASPCTTAPLSAILLYIAQSGNTLVSGLTLYLYALGMGLPLIAVTLFGHKLLPRSGPWMQYVKEAFGFIILALPVFLLERVLGDTWGIRLWSLLAVSFLGWAFALTLNSKNGWVRTLQVILLALALIASRPLQDWVWGSPAAEQQKVTLQFQQVSDWQELSQILAENHHRPIMLDLYANWCVACKEFEKYTFSDPKVQAQLSQFLLLQADVTDNTPKQKELLQKLQVLGLPTILFFDKGTELTDERINGFMDAQRFNQHVQQLQHRQQK; from the coding sequence ATGATGAAACGTATTCTTATGTTGCTTCTACTGTTCAGCAGTATCGCTCTGTCACCTAACAACGCTAGCGCACTGTTTGAACAACCAGGGAAAAGCCTCTACCTTCCTGCTGATCAGGCATTCATGTTCGATTTTCAGCAACAAGGAAATAAACTCACGCTGAACTGGGATATTCAACCTGGTTATTACCTTTATCGAAAACAGTTCAATATCATTCCCAATCAAGAAGTATCATTGGGTGAAATTTCATACGCCAAAGGCGTCGATCATGAAGATGAGTTTTTTGGTAAGACAGAAGTCTATTTTCAATCGGCACGGATTGATATTCCCATTCTGTCTGCCACCAACAACGGCTCTCTCCAGATTACATACCAAGGATGTGCAGAAGCAGGTTATTGTTATCCGCCTGAAACCTTAAGCGTACCATTGCAAGCCGTTGCTGCTTCTCCATCAGGCAATAAAACCACGCCCCCCACCAACATAACTACAAATAAAGAAGACTCCTTACAAGCACCTCTGCAACAGGGAGATATACCATCCGAGTCCCACGATGTGCCATTTTCGCCACTCTGGGCGTTATTAATTGGCATTGGTATTGCTTTTACTCCCTGCATACTGCCCATGTATCCGCTGATTTCCAGCATTATTTTGGGCCAAAAACGTCCTGAAAGCCTGAAACGGATCTTTTGGCTCGCCATGAGTTACGTTCAGGGAATGGCGCTCACTTACACAATACTTGGCTTAATCGTCGCGGCGGCTGGCTTGCAATTTCAGGCTGCCCTACAAAATCCTTACATTCTCGTAGGGCTGTCAGTGCTGTTTATTTTGCTCGCCTTATCAATGTTTGGGCTATATACATTACAACTTCCTTCTTCGCTCCAAACTCGCCTCGTGGATTGGAGCAACCAGCAACAAAGCGGCTCTTACATTGGAGTATTTGTGATGGGAGCCTTAGCCGGTTTAATCGCCTCTCCCTGCACTACCGCACCACTCAGTGCCATTTTGCTTTATATCGCCCAAAGCGGTAATACGTTAGTCAGCGGCTTAACATTGTACCTCTACGCATTGGGAATGGGCTTACCGCTTATCGCCGTCACACTATTTGGTCACAAACTCCTGCCACGCAGCGGCCCGTGGATGCAATACGTTAAAGAAGCCTTCGGATTTATCATATTGGCCCTGCCAGTTTTCCTGCTGGAACGTGTACTGGGTGACACATGGGGCATAAGATTGTGGAGCCTATTGGCTGTTTCTTTCCTTGGTTGGGCATTCGCATTAACCTTAAACAGCAAAAACGGCTGGGTACGGACCTTACAAGTTATCTTACTCGCTTTGGCACTCATTGCTTCACGCCCTTTACAAGATTGGGTATGGGGAAGTCCTGCAGCAGAACAACAAAAAGTTACTTTACAGTTTCAACAAGTCTCTGATTGGCAAGAGTTAAGTCAAATTTTGGCGGAAAATCATCATAGACCGATTATGTTGGATCTCTATGCTAACTGGTGTGTCGCCTGCAAGGAGTTTGAAAAATATACTTTCAGTGATCCAAAAGTACAGGCACAATTAAGCCAATTCCTCTTGTTACAGGCAGATGTCACGGATAACACCCCAAAACAAAAAGAATTGTTGCAAAAACTGCAAGTGCTGGGACTCCCCACTATCTTATTTTTCGATAAGGGAACAGAGCTAACCGATGAGCGAATCAATGGATTCATGGATGCTCAGCGTTTTAATCAGCATGTACAGCAATTACAACATCGACAACAAAAATAA